AGCGGCACGCCAACCCGTTGGATTTGTACCGCATGTTGACAAATCTGGTCGGCATACGCATCCTTGGCGCTGCCCGGTGGGAGGTGTGGGAGGACCCGCGTGACCGCGGATCCGCGAAGACGGGTGCGCACCCCGATGGCCCCGTCCTCCCCGCCCGCGCACGCATCGCAGACGAGGAGACATGACCGCCACTCCCACCCCGGCCGCGCCGACGGCCGCGAACGCGCGCCGGCCGCGAGACCTGCGCGCCACCCTGCTCTCCGGCGGTTTCCTGGGGCGGTGGCAGGACGTCAACACCGTTGCGACCATCCCCCACTGCATCGCCCGGCTCGAGGACTCGGGCGTGATGGACAACTTCCGACGCCTCGCCGGGAGGGGTTCGGCCCCGTACCGCGGGCCGATGTTCGCCGACTCCGACCTGTACAAGACGCTCGAGGCGCTGGGCTGGGAGGCGGTGCGCGGCGTCCGCGACCACGAGGCGTTCGTCGACGAGGCGGTCGCGCTCATCCGGGCCGTCCAGGAACCCGACGGTTACGTCAACACCTACTACCGGGGTCCCTGCGCGGGGGAGCGGTTCAGCGACCTGGCGCAGGGGCACGAGCTCTACACCCTGGGTCACCTCGTGCAGGCCGCGATCGCGTGGTCCCACGCGGGCCGCACCGACCTGCTCGACATCGCACTGCACAACGTCGAACTGGTGCACCGGGTCTTCGGTCCCGGTGGCCGCGACGACATCTGCGGGCACCCCGAGATCGAGACCGCGCTCGTGGAGCTCGCGCGGGTCACCGGCGACGCCCGCCACCGCCGGCTCGCCGCCCGGATGGTCGAACTGCGCGGCCACCGGACGATCGACGAGGACGGGTGGGGCGGCGCCTACTACGTGGACCACGCCCCGGTCAAGGCCGCGCGGGAAGTGACCGGCCACGCCGTTCGCCAGCTCTACCTGCTCGCCGGCGTAGCCGACCTCCAGCTCGACGACCCCGAAGCCGGGTACGGCGAGGCGCTGCTGCGCCTGTGGGACAACACGCACCACGAGAAGCTCTACCTCACCGGTGGGCTCGGCTCGCGCCACCGCAGCGAGGCGTTCGGCGACCCCTACGAACTCCCGGCCGACCGCGCCTACTCCGAGACGTGCGCCGCGATCGCGAACCTGCACTGGAACTGGCGGATGCTGCTGCTCCACGGCGACGCGCGCTACGCCGACGAGATCGAGCGGGGCATGTACAACGCCATCGCGGTCTCGACCGCACTCGACAGCCGCTCGTTCTTCTACTCCAACCCCCTGCAACTGCGCACCGGCCACACCCACGAGGAGGACGCGCCCTCGACCCGCCTCGACTGGTACAAGTGCGCCTGCTGCCCACCGAACCTCGCGCGGCTGCTCGCCTCGATCACCGCCTACGTCACCACGGAGACCGACGACGCCGTCCAGGTCCACCTGTACGCCGCCGGCTCCATCGAGATCGGCGACGGCGTGAAGGCACACGTCTCGACCGGCTACCCGTGGGACGGCGACATCACCATCGAACTCGACGCCCCCGCTCCCCGCGCGATCGAGCTGCGGATCCCCGGCTGGGCGGACGGTGCCGAGCTGACCGTCGACGGCGCACCCGTCCCGGCGCGAGCCGGGAGCTACGCGACGGTGGTGGCGGGCTCGCGCCTGGCCCGGCTGCGGCTGCCGAACACCCCGACGTTCATGGCCGCACACCCGCGCGTGGACGCGGCGCGGGGGACCCTCACCGTCCGCCGCGGCCCGGTCGTCTACTGCCTGGAAGCCGCCGACCTGCCCGAGGGGACGGTCCTGGAAGACGTACGCCTGGCCGACGACACCCGGGTGCGCGACGGCGACTGGGACGATGAGCTCCTCGCCCGCCGCGTCACGCTCACCGGCCTCCGGCTCGAACAGCCCGGCCGGCAGCTGTACGCGCCCCCCGACGAACCGAGGACCCGCACGCACGGACTCGGCGACGTCGACCTCATCCCGTACTGCCGGTGGGCCAACCGCTCCCCCGGCGCCATGCGCGTCAGGCTGCCGCAGCGCTAGAGGACCTCGCAACACCCGGCCGCCCGGTTCCGCCCAGCCACCGGTGATCACCGATCGCCGGTTCCCCACAGCGATGACGAAACAGGTGATCCCATGCAGGATCGCGCGCCGGAGTCCGGCGACGGCACCTCCGAAGCCCACGTCGGTGCCGGCCACCCGCTCCCCCGCCCGGAGGACCTCCCCCTGGGGTCCGCCGAACGCGGGCGAAGCACGAGCGGGCTGTTCTTCGGCGGGGACTACAACCCCGATCAGTGGCCCGAGGAGGTCTGGGCGGAGGACTTCGCGCTCATGCGCACCGCGTCGGTCAACCTCGCCACCGTCGGGGTGTTCTCCTGGTCGCGGCTGCAACCCTCACCCGACCGCTTCGACTTCGACTGGCTCGACCGCGTCCTCGACGGCCTGCACAGCGCCGGCGTGGGCGTCTGCCTGGCGACGCCCACCGCGTCACCTCCCCTGTGGTTCACCCGGACGCACCCGGATGCCCTCCCGGTCACCCGGCAGGGTGTGCGTCTGGTCCACGGCTCTCGCGACACGTACTGCATCAACGCCCCCGCCTACCGGCAGGCGAGCCTGCGGATCGCCACCGAGCTGGCCAACCGCTACTCCGACCACCCGGCACTGCGCCTGTGGCACGTCCACAACGAGTACGGCACGTGGTGCTTCTGCGAGCACTGCGAGCACGCCTTCCAGGACTGGCTGCGCGACCGCCACGGCACCCTGGACTCCCTCAACGACGCGTGGAGCACCGACTTCTGGTCCCAGCGGTACGGCCGGTGGGACGAGGTCCTGCCGCCACGCGCCACCCAGTACCTGCCCAACCCCGCGCAGGAACTCGACTACCGGCGCTTCCTGTCCGACTCGATGATCCGCCACTACCGCGACCAGCAGGCCGTTCTCGCCGGTCGTTGGCCGGTCACCACGAACTTCGTCGTCGACGACTGGGTGCCCGTCGACCACGCCGCCTTCGCCCGCGAAGTCGACCTCGTCGCCATCGACCACTACCCGACGACGATCGGTGAAGCGCCGGCCGAGCGCGCCTTCGCCGCCGACCGGGCGCGTGGCTGGGCTCGTGCCGCCGGCCATCCCGACGGCCGCTGGCTGCTCATGGAGCACGCAGCCGGCGCGATCCACACCGACGGCGTCCTCCGGTCGCTGCCACCCGGATCGATCACCGAGGCGGCCGAGACCCACCTGGCCCGCGGTGCCGTCGGCATCATGTACTTCCAGTGGCGGGCCTCCCGCGGCGGCGCCGAGCAGTGGCACCCGGCGATGATCCCGCACGAGGGATCCGACGGGCCCGTCTTCGACGAGATCACCAGGCTCGGCGCGGCGCTGGCCACCCGCGCGCCCGAGGTCGTCGACGCCGACGTCGCGCTCGTCTACGACGAGCAGACGATGTGGGCCTGGCAAGGCAAGCACCTGCCGACGCGGCACGTCGACTACGACCGCCTCGCCCTGCGCTGGCACGCCGCGCTCACCGAGGCCCACGGCAACGTCGACGTCACCCCACCCGGCGCCGACCTCGGTCGCTACCGGCTGGTCGTCGTGCCCGCCCTCTACCTGATGTCCGCGACCACGCACAACTGGCTGCGTTCCCACACCGGCGACCTCGTCCTGACCGCCACCTGCGGCTTGGTCGACGAACACGCGCGGGTGACCCCCTCCTCGCTGCAGGACATCATCGGAGCCCGTGTCACCGCCCGGATCTGGCTGCCGCCCACCGAACCGGTCGTGCTCGCAGACGGCCGCACCGCCGGCCTGTGCTTCGAGACGCTCCAACCGACGACGGCCCGGGTCCTGCACACCACGGCGGACGGCTCACCGGCGGTGATCCGAAACGGCCGCGTGACCTACATCGCGGCACTCGACCTCGTGGACCCAGCCCTGACGACACCCGACGCCCGGCCCGTCAGCGCATCACTCGGATCCGACGGCACTCGGTCGCGGTAGTCCACCCGCATCGGCGACCGCACAAGAACTGCCGCCGGCACTTCGGTCGACGCAATCGCTTGTTCACTGTCCATCCTCTCGAACCGGTTCACTGCGGTTCACCTGACATCCGGAGCACCAATGGCCTCGACACAGACTGCCCCCGACACCCTGACCGTCGACCTCGACGTCGCGACCGGACCGATCCACGGTGGCGCCGCCGGTTCCCTCTACGGCGTCTACGGCCCCGGTGTGCCCAGCGACGCCGTGCTCGCCGGCTTCTACCCCAAGACCCTGTCGACCAAGGCCCAGGACGGCGTCCAACACCCCGGCGCCGACGCCCTGGAGGTGGTCGAGCCCTTCGTGGCCAACGGCGGTCGCGACGTCTACATCTACATGGCCGACATCTACCGGGGCTTCCCGTACCGGCGGGAGCCCGGTCAGGCCGGTCGGGACGACTACCGGGCCAAGGTGGAGGCCCAGGTGCGGCAGGTGGTCGCGTCGCCGTACCGCGACCACATCGTCTACGTGCCGTTCAACGAGCCGGAGGGCAACTACTACGGCGAAGGGGAGCACAGCTACGACGGGGTGAGCTGGCTGAACGACCCGCGGGCCTTCTTCGAGGAGTGGGACCTGCTCCACGACCTGATCAAGCGGCTCGACCCGCGCGCCCGCATCGCCGGCCCCAACACCAGCATCCTCTACGACCAGGTCCGGTACTTCCTGGAGCACTGCAAGGCGAACGACCGCCTGCCGGAGGTCATCACCTGGCACGAGCTCTCGTCGCCGGACAGGGTGCGCACCAGCGTCGCCAAGTACCGCTCATGGGAACGGGAACTCGGCATCGGCCCCCTGCCGATCAACATCAACGAGTACGCCTTCCGCTACCACCTCTCCGTACCCGGCCAGATGATCCAGTGGATCGCCGCACTGGAGGAGTCCAAGGTGGACGGCGACCTGGCGTACTGGAACATCGACGGCAACCTCAACGACAGCGTGGCCGAGGCCAACAAGGCCAACGGCCAATGGTGGCTGTTCAACGCCTACGGCCGGATGAGCGGCGACACGGTCCAGGTGACACCTCCTCACCCCGGAGAGCAGTACACCCTCCAGGGCGTGGCCACGCTCGACCACGGCAAGAGGCAGGCCCGCCTCCTCTTCGGCGGCGCCGACGGCGCGGCGGACGTGCGGTTCGCCAACGTCGACCGACTCCTGTTCGGCGACCGGGTCCACGTCACCGTGGAAGAGATCGCCTGGACAGGACAGCTCGGCGACTCCCCCGCGCCGAGGCCCCTGCTCGACGCCGTGCGCGAGGTCGGCGACGACGGCTTCGTGCTGCCGTTCACCGACCTGGACGCGATGTCGGCCTACCAGGTGATCATCAGCCCGGCCGGCCACGGCCCCACCGCCGGCGCGAGCACACGGTGGCGGCGGACCTACGAGGCCGAGGACGCCGCGCACACCGGCACCGGCTGGAGCCTCAGCGACCCCGAGGGCAGCGCCGACGACGTCAGCAAGTTCGCCACCTCGAACCTCCATCACGTCAGGGGGCTGCGCACCGGTTCCGACGTCGTGCTCTCGTTCGCCGTGGACGTGCCGGAGACCGGCGACTACGACATCGGAGTGTTCTCCAGCAGCCATTTCAAGGACGCGAACGTCGTGCCACACGGCCCGACGAACGTGTTCCTGCGCGTGGACGGCGAACAACCCCGAGAACTGCGCTTGCCGATGTCGTACGAGTGGGCGGTATGGGAGCGCACCGACACCCGCGTGCGATTGGACGCCGGGGCGCACACCATCACTCTGGCCGCGTCCGACCCGCTGCTCGGCTCGACCCGCGGTGACGCGGCCATCGACAAGATCGACCTCGCGCTGGTCGACCTGGGCTCGGACGGCTGGGCGTCCTACGAGGCCGAATACGCCGACCTGCGCTCCGCCGAGCCCCAGTACGGCATCGAGGGGGCATCGGGCCCCGGGATCGCCGCGGTACCGCGCGGCGGGTCGGTCACGTTCTGGGTGCACGCCGCCAACGACGGGTACGCGACGGTGTGCTTCGACCACCTCGGCGGCGGCCAAGCGGACGTGGCGCTCAACGGCCACACCGTCGAGGGCGTCATCGTCGGCACCCACCCCGGCACCGACATCGCGCGCCTGTTCCTCTCCGCCGGCGTCAACCGGCTGACCGCGGTCGGCGACGACGGCACCCTGCTCCTCGACCGGGTCCGCGTCGGCCCGGCCGACGCGACGGGGGTGGTGAAGGTGGAGGCCAAGTCCGGGCAGGCAACCGGGGCAGCGACGTTCAGCGACGACTTCCCGTACGCCTCAGGGCTGGTCGCGACGAACATCGGTGACGGGCCGGAGAACGCACTGGTCCTCGACGTGCCGGCCGAGCGGACCGGCGGGCACGTCCTCGTGATCCGCTACGCCAACGCCGAGGAGTCCGTCCCGACGCACTACAACCCGGACCTGGTGACGCAGTACGCGGACATCTCCGTCAACGGGCAGGTGCACCGAGTCGCGTTCCCGAACACTCTCCACCCCAACCAGTTCCGCGACCTGGCGGTGCCGGTGGACTTGGTGGCCGGGACGAACCGGCTCACGATCACGGCGCCGAAACCCGAGGGCGCCGCGGCCGACCAGTTCGGACAGCGCTCGAAGTACGCACCCGCCATCGACTACCTGATCGTCGCGCCGCTCGTCGGCTGACGCGCTCGAGCCTACAGCGCGGCTTTCCCCGTGAAGAGTGCGAGCAGCTGATGACTTGTCACGCCCCCAACGGGGCGTGACAAGTCATCAAGCGATCCGTGCGGCGCTGCTGCCCTGAGGAACGCGACGCCTTCGACGCCAGCTCCCGCCACGCCCTCGGCCAGGCCGTGGAGCACATCGGCACACCGGCGTCGCGCAACCGCGCCTCCACCGCTGCGATCATCGCCGAGGAGATCGTGCGGTGTCCGTACTCGGTGAACTCCACACAGAAGTGCATGACGTCGACCCTCAGGCTGCGGTCCACCCAGACCTGCACCGCGCGGCCCGGGCAATCGGTGTGCCCGGCGGGGTCGAGCGGCGTGGTGTCCTCGTCGTCGCACAGCTCCTCCAGCGCCGCAACGTCGTCGGGTAGGTCGTGCCGGGTCTCGATGATCATGTAGCCCAACTCGGTGAACCGGGTCACCTCATCGACCAACGTGGCGCGTTGCTCGCGCGGGTGAGGCCGACGACCCCGCGCTCGCGCATGACCCGGCCGACCCGTTTGTGATTCACCCGACGGCCACGACGGCGCAGCGTGGCGACGATCCGCGGACGCCCGTAGGC
This is a stretch of genomic DNA from Saccharothrix ecbatanensis. It encodes these proteins:
- a CDS encoding beta-galactosidase, which produces MQDRAPESGDGTSEAHVGAGHPLPRPEDLPLGSAERGRSTSGLFFGGDYNPDQWPEEVWAEDFALMRTASVNLATVGVFSWSRLQPSPDRFDFDWLDRVLDGLHSAGVGVCLATPTASPPLWFTRTHPDALPVTRQGVRLVHGSRDTYCINAPAYRQASLRIATELANRYSDHPALRLWHVHNEYGTWCFCEHCEHAFQDWLRDRHGTLDSLNDAWSTDFWSQRYGRWDEVLPPRATQYLPNPAQELDYRRFLSDSMIRHYRDQQAVLAGRWPVTTNFVVDDWVPVDHAAFAREVDLVAIDHYPTTIGEAPAERAFAADRARGWARAAGHPDGRWLLMEHAAGAIHTDGVLRSLPPGSITEAAETHLARGAVGIMYFQWRASRGGAEQWHPAMIPHEGSDGPVFDEITRLGAALATRAPEVVDADVALVYDEQTMWAWQGKHLPTRHVDYDRLALRWHAALTEAHGNVDVTPPGADLGRYRLVVVPALYLMSATTHNWLRSHTGDLVLTATCGLVDEHARVTPSSLQDIIGARVTARIWLPPTEPVVLADGRTAGLCFETLQPTTARVLHTTADGSPAVIRNGRVTYIAALDLVDPALTTPDARPVSASLGSDGTRSR
- a CDS encoding cellulosome protein — encoded protein: MASTQTAPDTLTVDLDVATGPIHGGAAGSLYGVYGPGVPSDAVLAGFYPKTLSTKAQDGVQHPGADALEVVEPFVANGGRDVYIYMADIYRGFPYRREPGQAGRDDYRAKVEAQVRQVVASPYRDHIVYVPFNEPEGNYYGEGEHSYDGVSWLNDPRAFFEEWDLLHDLIKRLDPRARIAGPNTSILYDQVRYFLEHCKANDRLPEVITWHELSSPDRVRTSVAKYRSWERELGIGPLPININEYAFRYHLSVPGQMIQWIAALEESKVDGDLAYWNIDGNLNDSVAEANKANGQWWLFNAYGRMSGDTVQVTPPHPGEQYTLQGVATLDHGKRQARLLFGGADGAADVRFANVDRLLFGDRVHVTVEEIAWTGQLGDSPAPRPLLDAVREVGDDGFVLPFTDLDAMSAYQVIISPAGHGPTAGASTRWRRTYEAEDAAHTGTGWSLSDPEGSADDVSKFATSNLHHVRGLRTGSDVVLSFAVDVPETGDYDIGVFSSSHFKDANVVPHGPTNVFLRVDGEQPRELRLPMSYEWAVWERTDTRVRLDAGAHTITLAASDPLLGSTRGDAAIDKIDLALVDLGSDGWASYEAEYADLRSAEPQYGIEGASGPGIAAVPRGGSVTFWVHAANDGYATVCFDHLGGGQADVALNGHTVEGVIVGTHPGTDIARLFLSAGVNRLTAVGDDGTLLLDRVRVGPADATGVVKVEAKSGQATGAATFSDDFPYASGLVATNIGDGPENALVLDVPAERTGGHVLVIRYANAEESVPTHYNPDLVTQYADISVNGQVHRVAFPNTLHPNQFRDLAVPVDLVAGTNRLTITAPKPEGAAADQFGQRSKYAPAIDYLIVAPLVG
- a CDS encoding glycoside hydrolase family 127 protein translates to MTATPTPAAPTAANARRPRDLRATLLSGGFLGRWQDVNTVATIPHCIARLEDSGVMDNFRRLAGRGSAPYRGPMFADSDLYKTLEALGWEAVRGVRDHEAFVDEAVALIRAVQEPDGYVNTYYRGPCAGERFSDLAQGHELYTLGHLVQAAIAWSHAGRTDLLDIALHNVELVHRVFGPGGRDDICGHPEIETALVELARVTGDARHRRLAARMVELRGHRTIDEDGWGGAYYVDHAPVKAAREVTGHAVRQLYLLAGVADLQLDDPEAGYGEALLRLWDNTHHEKLYLTGGLGSRHRSEAFGDPYELPADRAYSETCAAIANLHWNWRMLLLHGDARYADEIERGMYNAIAVSTALDSRSFFYSNPLQLRTGHTHEEDAPSTRLDWYKCACCPPNLARLLASITAYVTTETDDAVQVHLYAAGSIEIGDGVKAHVSTGYPWDGDITIELDAPAPRAIELRIPGWADGAELTVDGAPVPARAGSYATVVAGSRLARLRLPNTPTFMAAHPRVDAARGTLTVRRGPVVYCLEAADLPEGTVLEDVRLADDTRVRDGDWDDELLARRVTLTGLRLEQPGRQLYAPPDEPRTRTHGLGDVDLIPYCRWANRSPGAMRVRLPQR